From the genome of Pelobates fuscus isolate aPelFus1 chromosome 6, aPelFus1.pri, whole genome shotgun sequence, one region includes:
- the LOC134565924 gene encoding P2Y purinoceptor 1-like encodes MEDFFQTAFTTSNSNLSVQCLVNKEFTFRFLSSVYLIVFIIGLLGNGFGLWNLAVNWKKWTSLNVFVLNLGIADLLYVATLPFFVSYYLNKEQWVFGYSFCRLARCLFHVNMYASISFLTCISVQRYLGIVHPMKMMGRFQNLRHSFYISILIWIWVIIQILPNLHFTNALKNNTFCYDSTTNKFLPIYTPYSLIITFTGFLIPFIIIVICYIRVLSVLKKNTNVDPNLKQRSIKLVFIVLTLFFLCFFPYYTFRNLNLLARVWQLQGTCTQTLRNVYVSYQVTRGLASLNSAINPLVYLVTNENFVSKFRRLRRRAWHKFVNLGRSQGLPESKTLNENVNNTLEEACEQL; translated from the coding sequence ATGGAAGACTTCTTTCAGACAGCTTTCACGACCAGCAATTCGAATCTCAGTGTGCAATGCTTAGTGAACAAAGAATTCACTTTCCGTTTCTTGTCTTCGGTCTACCTCATTGTCTTTATCATTGGGCTACTTGGCAATGGTTTTGGATTGTGGAATTTGGCCGTCAATTGGAAGAAGTGGACGTCTTTAAACGTGTTTGTGCTTAATCTTGGCATTGCGGATCTACTCTATGTTGCCACCCTCCCTTTCTTTGTCTCCTACTACCTCAACAAAGAACAGTGGGTGTTTGGCTACAGTTTTTGCCGTCTTGCACGTTGCCTCTTCCATGTCAACATGTACGCAAGTATAAGCTTCCTCACCTGCATAAGCGTCCAACGTTATTTGGGTATTGTACATCCGATGAAAATGATGGGACGCTTCCAGAATCTACGTCACTCTTTTTATATCAGCATCTTGATCTGGATTTGGGTAATAATTCAGATTTTACCAAACCTTCACTTTACAAATGCACTTAAAAATAATACCTTCTGCTACGATTCTACTACGAACAAATTTTTACCTATTTATACACCCTACTCGTTAATTATAACATTTACTGGGTTCTTAATCCCTTTTATTATCATAGTGATATGCTACATTCGCGTTCTCTCGGTCTTGAAGAAAAACACGAACGTGGACCCCAACTTGAAGCAAAGAAGTATCAAACTTGTCTTCATTGTTTTGACATTATTTTTTCTCTGCTTTTTCCCTTACTATACTTTCCGCAATCTCAATTTGTTAGCCAGAGTCTGGCAGTTGCAAGGAACTTGTACTCAGACCCTGCGAAACGTCTATGTTTCATACCAGGTGACCAGAGGGTTGGCGAGTTTAAACAgtgccattaaccccttagttTACTTAGTGACCAACGAGAACTTTGTTTCCAAATTCCGAAGATTAAGAAGGAGAGCATGGCACAAGTTTGTCAACTTGGGAAGAAGTCAAGGGCTTCCAGAGAGTAAaacattaaatgaaaatgtaaacaaTACACTCGAGGAAGCATGTGAACAATTATAA